AAATGCGACCATGCGGCGTAGCGCCTGATAGTTGTGACTGACTCCTCGAAAGCGATCTTGGCGGATGCGTAGCTGTTCTGAGGTTGCGCCGCCGAAGTAGCCAAAGTGTTCGAGAACGAGTTCGAGATCGGCCCGTATCGGCGCTCGGCCAAGCTTGCTGGCGTGTGCCATCGCACAGGCGACGACGCCAGCCTCGATGTCGGCGGGCTGCTCGTTGCCTAAGGCCTGAATTCGGTCAGCAAGGCCGGCATAGAGCGATAACGCGTAGCCCTGGTCGGGACCGGGTCGGCCATTGAGCTGGCCCTCGGTGAGCCGACGACCGGTCAACTCCGCCGGACGCTCGAGCGCAAGCTCGACGGGGTTGACCGGTTCCGCCCAATAACGCGGTGCCTGTTCTGCTTGGTTGAGCTCGACCATATCGGGTTGACTCATCACCCTCTCCCTTCATGTGTGGTTGGTTTTCAAAAGCGCCAGCACGAAGCCCTCGGTAAGCGCGGAGAACGACGCCTCGATGATGTTGGTTGATACGCCGGTGGTTGTCCACTGGGCCTCTGGATCGGAGAAGTCGATGAGTACCCGCACGACGGCATCGGTGCCTCGCGAGGTATCGAGGACCCGTACTTTGTAGTCGTCGAGCCCCATGGACGTCAGCTGTGGATAGGTTGACTGGAGTGCTTGGCGCAGTGCTTGGTCGAGGGCGTGCACCGGACCGTTGCCCTCAGCGGTCGCGATCACTCGTTCGTTGGCGATCTGGATCTTGACGGTAGCTTCCGTCAATATTTCGGCGCCGCGGTAGTCATCGGTGGCAACTCGATAGGACTCGACGGCGAAAAATGACTGCTGCCAGCCGAGCGCTTGACGCATCAAGAGCTCCAGTGATCCATCGGCCACCTCAAAATGGTACCCTTCATGCTCGAGATCCTTGAGCCGTTGCAGTAGCGATGTGGTTGCATCGTCGGTGAGCTCGAGTCCAAGCTCTGCGGCCTTGATGATCAGCGTCTGGCGACCTGCCATCTCTGATACGACAAAGCGCGTATGGTTTCCAACCAAGCTTGGGTTTACATGCTCGTAGGCATCGCTGCGGCGGGCGATGGCGCTGACATGGAGGCCAGCTTTGTGAGTAAAGGCTGACGCCCCAACATAGGGAGTTTGCGGAGGGACCGGCAGGTTGGTGATCTCGGCGATATGGCGGGCTGTTGAGGTGAGCAGCTCAAGATTTTCGGATGGAATCGTGGTGATGCCTTGCTTAAGTGAGAGTGCGGCGATGATGGGGACGAGATTGGCGTTGCCGGTTCGCTCGCCGTAACCGTTCAGGCATCCTTGGATCTGCGAAACTCCATGGTCGACCGCGATCAGCGAGTTGGCGACGGCGCACCCAGAGTCGTTATGAAAGTGAACGCCAAGCTCGATATCGACTTGATCCCTGACCTTGGTGAGGATCGCCCCCAACTCGGTCGGCAGAGTGCCTCCATTGGTGTCACAAAGCACGACGGTAGTGGCACCGCTCGTGGCACCGGCTTCGAGCACAGCGAGGGCAAAGGCAGGGTTGTCTTTGAAGCCATCGAAAAAATGCTCGGCATCGAGGAGAACCCTGCGCTCATGTTGGACAAGGAAGCCGACCGACTCGCGCACCATTGCTAGTGCCTCCTCGAGTGAGGTCCTTAGTGCATGCACCACATGGTAGTCCCAGGCCTTGGCCACGATGCAGACATCGTTGACACCGCTCTCGATCAGGGCTTGCAGGTTTGGATCGCCTCCAACGTCGGCATTAGCCCGACGAGTCGAGCCAAAGGCAACGAGTCGTGCGGTATGCAAGTTGAGCTCGGTTGCTGCACGCGCGAAGAAGGCGGCATCTTTGGGGTTGGCACCCGGCCAGCCGCCCTCAATGTAGTGCACCCCGAGGCTGTCGAGTTGACGGGCAACCCGGAGCTTGTCATCAACGGTAAGGGAGATTCCCTCCTGTTGTGACCCGTCTCGTAGCGTGGTGTCGTAGATGTCAACCGTGCGCAGAGAGGTTAACCTTTCGTATATTCGAGCCAATGATCATACGCCGGATCGTTGCCGGTCACGATCTCGAAGTACCGGCGCTGGAGCTCTTTGGAGATCTTTCCAGGTTCGCCAGTTCCGATCGGTCGGTCATCGACCGAGGCAACCGGGACGACCTCTGCAGCGGTGCCGGTGATGAACATCTCGTCGGCGAGATAGAGGTCGGTGCGCAAGAGCTGGGCTTGACGTGTCTCAATACCCATGTCGCTGGCGATCTCAGTAATGGTACGACGCGTGATTCCGGCCAGCGCTCCTGAGGCATCTGATGGTGTGATGAGCACATCATCTTTGACGATGAAGATGTTCTCCCCGGTGCACTCGCTGACATAGCCCTGGCCCGAGAGCATGATCGCTTCGTCATAACCGGCCTTGATTGCTTCAGCCTTGGCGAGGGCGGAGTTGATATAGCCACCGGTGGTCTTGGCGGCTGGTGGGATGATGTTGGGATCATGGCGCTTAAAAGAGGAGATCTTGGCTCGGATTCCCTTCGCGAGTCCCTCTTCACCGAGATAGGCGCCCCATGGCCAGGTGGCGATGGCGACGTCGGTAGTGCCAGTGAGTGGGTTGAGCCCCATCTCCCCGTAGCCCAAGTAGGCGATTGGTCGAATGTAACACGACGCATGCTCGTTGTCCGCGACGAGTCGCTTGGTGGCTTCAATGAGCTCTGCAGGAGCATACGGGATCTCCATCATGAGGATCTTTGCAGACTCGTAAAAGCGATTGATGTGATCGGTGAGGCGAAACACCGCTGATCCTCGGGGTGTTTCATAGGCTCGGATGCCTTCGAAGACCCCGTAACCATAGTGGAGGGCATGCGTCAGGATATGCACTTTGGCGTCCTCAAAGGGTACTTGTGACCCATTCATCCACACGTATTTCATCGGTTGTATTGGCATTATTTACTTACCCTTTCTCCATAGAAATCACCTATCGCTGCTGTCTTCGCCCCTGGCGGCGGCATGACGCTAAGTGCTTGCTCGATTCGCTTGGCTACGTCAGCCTCGCCTAGGAAATCTAACATCATGGCCGCTGATCGAATCGCTGCGTATGGATTGGCCTCGCCGGTCCCCACGCGGTCGTGAGCGGCTCCATGGACTGGTTCGAACAGCGATGGGCCATGCCTCTCGGGGTTGATGTTTGCCGAGGCGGCGTAGCCAATCCCTTGCGATACGGCGGCTGCTAAGTCGGTAAGGATGTCACCGAAGAGATTGTCGGTCACGATGACGTCATATCGCCCCGGATCCTCTACGAAGTAGATGCAGGCGGCATCGACATGGTTGTAGTTTGTGATGACGTTTGGGTACTCCGCCGATAGCTCTGCAAACGTTCGATACCAAAGGTCACCGGAGTAGGTCAATACATTGGTCTTATGAACCAGCGTGAGCAGCTTGCGGGGCCTGGACTGGGCAAGTTCGAACGCGAAGCGCACGGCACGTTCAACGCCGTTGCGGGTGTTCACCGACCCCTGGGTGGCGACCTCAAAGGGAGTACCTTGACGGAGCAGACCACCTTCGCCAACGTAGGCACCTTCGGTGTTCTCTCGGATCACGATCATGTCGACCGGCTTGTGTGTCGTGGTGATCGATGGGTCGAGCGTGAGAAACGGACGCTGGTTGATGTAGAGGTCCAGCGCAAAACGAATTTTGAGGAGCAGACCACGCTCGAGGATGCCCGAAGGAACCGTCGTTGAACCGATTGCCGGACCGATGGCACCGAGCAGGATGGCGTCGAAACTCCTGAGTTCGGCCAAGGTGGCGTCGTCGAGCACCTCCCCCGTGCGCTCGTAGTGGGCGGCCCCGAGGTCGAAGTCTTTGGTCTCCAACTGAGCCCCAGCGGCGCGCGCAACCTTGAGCGCCTCGTTTGTGACTTCTGGACCGATCCCGTCGCCACCGACGACGGCAATACGATGTTTCATCGACACCTCCGCATCATCGCCACTGCCTTCCTGCCATGTGCACCACTACCGCCCTATCTTCACTGCGATCAATCGAAGTCGCTCGCCCATTGCCATGAGCTCCATTGCTCGCGGGTTACCCGATCATTGTAGGCTGTCCTGGCCAAAATCTGAAATCATCGTGGATCAACTCGTGGGATCGACGTACATTTTGGGCGTCTGGCTACCGTGGGGCAAGCAGGTTTGTCGGTAGCCAGCGACTCTCAAGGGAAGGCGCTAGAGTGTCTTGCATGACCGAAACTACGATCTCTCAGGCGACCTACGATGCCCTGGTCGCTGAGCTGCAAGAACTGACCACAACTGGTCGCATTGAGATCGCCAAGGCTATTGAGTCGGCTCGTGCGTTGGGCGATCTAAGCGAAAACGGAGATTATCACGCCGCTAAAGATGCACAAGGCAAGATGGAGGCCCGTATCCGTCAGCTGGAAGCCCTACTCGAGAGCGCCGTCGTGGTCTCTGATAATGGCGCGACAACCGACACCGTGCGTCCTGGTCTCGTTGTGGCGCTGCGCTACGAGGACGATGATGAGGTCAGCGAGTATTTTCTTGGGTCGATTGAGGAGCGACACTCAGGGGTTGACGTCGTCTCACCCACCTCTCCACTCGGGCAGGCACTCGTTGGTGCAGGCGTTGGAGACTGGGTGCAATACCAAGCGCCGGGCGGACTCTTGAAGGTTGAGGTAGTGGCGATCCGGACTGCGTAGATCGAACGGACATCGATCCAATTGGAGAGATCCAACTGGTGAAAGGATGACCGGTGCAAGAGTTCGTGCTCTGGTAGACGGTGTGCATTGAGTGTGTGGTGACATGATGGCTGTGGTCCCATGGTGATGACATCGTGATGGTGGGCTCGTTCGACATTGTAACGTTACGGTGATCGGCCTAACAATGGAAGTAAGTACGCAGGCTGTTTCGATCAGACCGAAGAATGGGGGCGATGAACGATGGTAGTAGCACAGACGTTGGCTGAGAAGGTGTGGGAGTCACATCTGGTTGACCAGGGAGCACCTGGGGAGTCGGATCTAATCTACATCGACCTCCATCTCATCCATGAGGTGACATCGCCTCAGGCATTTGATGGGCTGCGTATGGCCAAACGCCGAGTCCGGCGCCCTGATCTTACCGTGGCGACAGCCGATCATAACGTACCTACCGAACACATTGATCGTCCGATTGAGGACCCCATCAGTGCCAAGCAACTCGAGGTTCTGGCAAAAAACTGTGACGAGTTTGGAATCCGATACTATCCAATGGGGTCACAGGGCCAGGGGATTGTGCACGTAATCGGCCCAGAGCAGGGGTTGACGCAGCCGGGCATGACGATCGTGTGTGGCGACTCACACACGGCGACCCATGGTGCCTTTGGTGCCCTGGCATTTGGAATCGGGACATCGGAGGTTGAGCATGTCTTGGCGACGCAGACGCTCGCGCAGGTAAGACCGAAGACCATGGCAGTGACAGTAGAGGGAGACCTTCCAGAAGGTACCTTTGCGAAGGATCTGATTCTCGCCATTATCGGTCAGATCGGCACCGGGGGTGGTATTGGGCATGTGATCGAATACCGGGGTGAAGCCATTCGCAAGCTTTCGATGGAAGCCCGTATGACTGTTTGCAACATGAGCATTGAGGCCGGGGCGAGAGCAGGGATGATCGCGCCGGATGCCACCACCGTCGCCTTCCTTGCCGGTCGTGACTTTGCGCCCGCCGGGGAGCTCTTCGATGAAGCGGCAAAGGCGTGGGCTTCGCTTGCTACAGATGCCGACGCCGTTTTTGATCGTGAAGTCCATATTCAGGCGTCGGCCCTGCGACCGCAGGTGAGTTGGGGTACCAACCCATCCCAGGTGATCGAGATCGATGGCGTCATCCCAGACCCTGACCACTACGCGCTCGCTCCCCAGCGAGAGGCAGCGAATCGTGCGCTCCGCTACATGGGCCTCACCCCGGGCACCGCGGTGCGAGATATCCCAGTGGATGTGGTGTTCATTGGGTCCTGCACAAACTCGAGGATCGAGGATCTCAGGATTGCCGCCAGGGTGCTTGAAGGTCGTTCGGTCGCCCCTTCAGTACGCACCCTCGTTGTCCCTGGGTCCCGACGGGTCATGGAACAGGCAGAGGTTGAGGGGCTTGACGCTATTTTTCGTGCAGCGGGGGCCGAATGGCGCGAGCCTGGGTGCTCGATGTGTCTCGGGATGAATCCGGATCAACTCATGCCGGGACAACGGGCGGCCTCGACCTCAAATCGGAACTTTGAGGGTCGCCAGGGGCGAGGGGGGCGCACCCATCTGGTCTCGCCAGCCATTGCCGCCGCGACCGCTATTCGTGGTACATTCAGTACGCCACATGATTTGGCCTAGGATGACCTGGCCGAGGGGGCTCGTTGGGGGAGGCGTTCGGTTGGTGAACGTGGACCCCCAGCATTCATAGCAGAGGCTTTGAGATGGGTGCGTTGGTCGAGGTTGATCACACCACCGAGGTGATGACTAACAAGAGGTATACCGCAGAGATGGTGAGTACGAGCAGAAGGGAGGGCGACTGATGGAGCCGATCACCGAGTTACGTGGGCATGCAATGCCACTGGCAATTTCAGATGTTGATACCGATCAGATTATTCCGAGCGAATGGCTTAAGCGTGTTGAGCGGACCGGCTTTGGTGAGGGTTTGTTCTCGGAGTGGCGCCAAGATCCGGGGTTTGTGCTTAACGATCAGCAGTTTGCGGGCTCGACCATCCTGATCGCTCGGGAGAACTTCGGCGTGGGATCCTCGC
The sequence above is a segment of the Ferrimicrobium sp. genome. Coding sequences within it:
- a CDS encoding 3-isopropylmalate dehydrogenase, translated to MKHRIAVVGGDGIGPEVTNEALKVARAAGAQLETKDFDLGAAHYERTGEVLDDATLAELRSFDAILLGAIGPAIGSTTVPSGILERGLLLKIRFALDLYINQRPFLTLDPSITTTHKPVDMIVIRENTEGAYVGEGGLLRQGTPFEVATQGSVNTRNGVERAVRFAFELAQSRPRKLLTLVHKTNVLTYSGDLWYRTFAELSAEYPNVITNYNHVDAACIYFVEDPGRYDVIVTDNLFGDILTDLAAAVSQGIGYAASANINPERHGPSLFEPVHGAAHDRVGTGEANPYAAIRSAAMMLDFLGEADVAKRIEQALSVMPPPGAKTAAIGDFYGERVSK
- the leuC gene encoding 3-isopropylmalate dehydratase large subunit → MVVAQTLAEKVWESHLVDQGAPGESDLIYIDLHLIHEVTSPQAFDGLRMAKRRVRRPDLTVATADHNVPTEHIDRPIEDPISAKQLEVLAKNCDEFGIRYYPMGSQGQGIVHVIGPEQGLTQPGMTIVCGDSHTATHGAFGALAFGIGTSEVEHVLATQTLAQVRPKTMAVTVEGDLPEGTFAKDLILAIIGQIGTGGGIGHVIEYRGEAIRKLSMEARMTVCNMSIEAGARAGMIAPDATTVAFLAGRDFAPAGELFDEAAKAWASLATDADAVFDREVHIQASALRPQVSWGTNPSQVIEIDGVIPDPDHYALAPQREAANRALRYMGLTPGTAVRDIPVDVVFIGSCTNSRIEDLRIAARVLEGRSVAPSVRTLVVPGSRRVMEQAEVEGLDAIFRAAGAEWREPGCSMCLGMNPDQLMPGQRAASTSNRNFEGRQGRGGRTHLVSPAIAAATAIRGTFSTPHDLA
- a CDS encoding branched-chain amino acid transaminase; translation: MPIQPMKYVWMNGSQVPFEDAKVHILTHALHYGYGVFEGIRAYETPRGSAVFRLTDHINRFYESAKILMMEIPYAPAELIEATKRLVADNEHASCYIRPIAYLGYGEMGLNPLTGTTDVAIATWPWGAYLGEEGLAKGIRAKISSFKRHDPNIIPPAAKTTGGYINSALAKAEAIKAGYDEAIMLSGQGYVSECTGENIFIVKDDVLITPSDASGALAGITRRTITEIASDMGIETRQAQLLRTDLYLADEMFITGTAAEVVPVASVDDRPIGTGEPGKISKELQRRYFEIVTGNDPAYDHWLEYTKG
- the cimA gene encoding citramalate synthase; this encodes MARIYERLTSLRTVDIYDTTLRDGSQQEGISLTVDDKLRVARQLDSLGVHYIEGGWPGANPKDAAFFARAATELNLHTARLVAFGSTRRANADVGGDPNLQALIESGVNDVCIVAKAWDYHVVHALRTSLEEALAMVRESVGFLVQHERRVLLDAEHFFDGFKDNPAFALAVLEAGATSGATTVVLCDTNGGTLPTELGAILTKVRDQVDIELGVHFHNDSGCAVANSLIAVDHGVSQIQGCLNGYGERTGNANLVPIIAALSLKQGITTIPSENLELLTSTARHIAEITNLPVPPQTPYVGASAFTHKAGLHVSAIARRSDAYEHVNPSLVGNHTRFVVSEMAGRQTLIIKAAELGLELTDDATTSLLQRLKDLEHEGYHFEVADGSLELLMRQALGWQQSFFAVESYRVATDDYRGAEILTEATVKIQIANERVIATAEGNGPVHALDQALRQALQSTYPQLTSMGLDDYKVRVLDTSRGTDAVVRVLIDFSDPEAQWTTTGVSTNIIEASFSALTEGFVLALLKTNHT
- a CDS encoding transcription elongation factor GreA, which encodes MTETTISQATYDALVAELQELTTTGRIEIAKAIESARALGDLSENGDYHAAKDAQGKMEARIRQLEALLESAVVVSDNGATTDTVRPGLVVALRYEDDDEVSEYFLGSIEERHSGVDVVSPTSPLGQALVGAGVGDWVQYQAPGGLLKVEVVAIRTA